The Deltaproteobacteria bacterium genome contains the following window.
TTCGCTTCCTTGTCCAGGCGATGAATCATCCATACCGGAAAGTCCACATTGACCCTCTTCTGATTCTGGCCGGGTCTCCTCGCTTTTGACAGATCAAGGAATTTCGTAATATCTTCCCCGGAATCAAACTTTTGATCCAGATCCTTAGCTTTCATAAATTTCAATCTCCTCTTTGCGGGATCGGCGCACGGAAATAATCCTGACGCGTTCGTTTCGGTAAGTTATGATCGACGACCAGCATTTGCCGGAGATTCTACCGATGACCAAAAATCTTTCTTCGTCAATGGTTTTCGCAGGAATCTCGATTCGATCCGGGTCATTCCATAAAGTTTGAGCTTCAACAAAATCGATCCCGTGTTTCTTCTTGTTCATCCGGTTTTTTCGGTTATCGAATTCAAACTCCATAATGGTATATATAATATACTTAAATTATACTAAAAGTCAACCATTATGTTTGCTAACGTAACCAGCAAAAGGGGTCAACCAGCAAAAGGGGTCAAGTCTGCTCTTGGCTCTTATCCCAGTGCCTCTGTACAACGCTTCAACTTCTTGACCCGATTCAATTTTCCTGTTAGTTTTTCCTAATTATGTTGTCAATGACAAGCAGAGAGGTATGGCCATGT
Protein-coding sequences here:
- a CDS encoding CopG family transcriptional regulator, producing the protein MKAKDLDQKFDSGEDITKFLDLSKARRPGQNQKRVNVDFPVWMIHRLDKEAKRLGVPRQSIIKIWIAERLEKV
- a CDS encoding BrnT family toxin; translated protein: MYTIMEFEFDNRKNRMNKKKHGIDFVEAQTLWNDPDRIEIPAKTIDEERFLVIGRISGKCWSSIITYRNERVRIISVRRSRKEEIEIYES